The genomic stretch AAATCACAGAACAACAAAGCCGAGAGGAGTTGTAAATTGGGTTCCTGGGATGTAAGCAGCTTTGGAAACGACGGCGCCCGTGACTGGCTCCAGGAACTGCTGCAAGCCAAAGGTGCAGACCGGGTCTTCCGTGCCCTGATGGCAGCAAGCAGACTCAGCGCTAACGACTACCTGCAATCAACGGAGTGCGAATGCGGCATCGCGGCAGCAGAAATAGTGGCTGCCGGCGCTGGCAATCCATCATCAAAGCTTCCTCCTGAAGCCGTGGAATGGGTAAAAGACCGCAACTTTATTCCCGGCGCAGAGATAGTAGATATGGCATTGCGCGTTGTAGAGCGCGTCAGCAAAAACTCAGAACTGAAAGAACTCTGGGACGACACTGACTCGGCCGAAGAATGGTATCGCATCATCGAAGACTTGACAAAGAGACTGCGCGAGAGCGAGGTCTATGCGACAAAACTAGCAGAGAGTATGCAGCAAGCAAGTTCGACCGTGGAAGGCACAAACCAACTTTGCGATGAAGCGCTGGCGCTTATATCGAGAGGAGACCACGAAGGTGCCGTTGCAAAATACGATCAAGCGTTGAAACTCGATCCAAATGCTCAGCTTGCTTATTTGGGAAAAGGCACGTGCTATCTGTCTCTCGGACGCTATGAGAAAGCCGTCGACAGCTTCGAACGTTCACTGCGCATCGGAAAGGAAGTCACGCAAGCCTACCATCTGCGAGCACAAGCTTATTTCCACCTGGAGCGCTATCACGAGTGCATAGACGATCTGACCACACTCATAGCGAAGAAACCTGATGGATGGGATGCTTACTGGATTCGAGGCATAGCCTATGAAACCCTGGGACTATATTTGAAGGGCGCTACAGACTTCACAAAAGTAATTGAACTGAATCCGAATTTCGAGGAAGCGTTCGGTCGAAGGGCTGATTGCTACGAGGCTCTGGGCAGCTTCGACATGGCAGCCAAAGACCGCGAACGCATGAAAAAGATGATGGCTAAATAGCAAGTAGCAGAGCGGTAGGACTTGTGCGACACACATTGAATCGCATCAAAGGGCGCTTGCAACGAGAGATTGAATCTCGTCGCAGTTTCGACCGCGTCGCAATTTTCAATCACATTCCGAAAACAGCAGGAATGTCGTTCCATCAATTCATTAAAGA from Candidatus Melainabacteria bacterium encodes the following:
- a CDS encoding DUF4259 domain-containing protein, with the protein product MRAPKTPHTTSACSILIKSQNNKAERSCKLGSWDVSSFGNDGARDWLQELLQAKGADRVFRALMAASRLSANDYLQSTECECGIAAAEIVAAGAGNPSSKLPPEAVEWVKDRNFIPGAEIVDMALRVVERVSKNSELKELWDDTDSAEEWYRIIEDLTKRLRESEVYATKLAESMQQASSTVEGTNQLCDEALALISRGDHEGAVAKYDQALKLDPNAQLAYLGKGTCYLSLGRYEKAVDSFERSLRIGKEVTQAYHLRAQAYFHLERYHECIDDLTTLIAKKPDGWDAYWIRGIAYETLGLYLKGATDFTKVIELNPNFEEAFGRRADCYEALGSFDMAAKDRERMKKMMAK